A DNA window from Parabacteroides johnsonii DSM 18315 contains the following coding sequences:
- the ahpF gene encoding alkyl hydroperoxide reductase subunit F, which translates to MLDSAMKDQLSGIFSGLVSQYVFDIQVAPDHESRQELIDLLSDVASCSDHLSCNIADGEGLQFAIVKDGMPTGIRFRAVPNGHEFTSLLLAVLNSDGKGKNIPDESICARVRALNGPIKLTTYVSLTCTNCPDVVQALNVMATLNSRITHETVDGAINQKEVEVMKVQGVPSVFADGKLINVGRSDFGELLSKLEAQYGINEGIVDNSVEKPVKNYDVIVVGGGPAGAASAIYSARKGLNVAVIAERIGGQVKETVGIENLISVPQTTGKQLANDLLTHINDYPVDILEHRRVDKVELDGAAKLLTTSTGERFSAPAVIVATGASWRKLNVPGEAEYIGRGVAFCPHCDGPFYKDKHVAVVGGGNSGIEAAIDLAGICSKVTVLEFMDELKADQVLQEKAKSLPNVEIFLHSQSLEVIGNGDKVTGLRVKDRKTEVERVIDLDGIFVQIGLAANSGVFRDVVETNKPGEIVIDAHCRTNVPGIYAAGDVSTVPYKQIIIAMGEGAKAALSAFEDRMRGLIG; encoded by the coding sequence ATGTTAGACTCTGCAATGAAAGACCAGCTTTCGGGAATTTTCTCCGGACTGGTGTCCCAATATGTATTTGATATACAAGTCGCTCCTGATCATGAAAGTCGTCAGGAGCTGATAGACCTGCTTAGTGATGTGGCATCTTGCTCGGATCATTTGTCATGCAACATTGCCGATGGAGAGGGACTTCAATTTGCAATTGTAAAAGACGGGATGCCTACTGGTATCCGGTTTCGTGCAGTACCCAACGGCCATGAATTTACATCCCTGCTGTTGGCTGTCCTGAATAGTGATGGAAAAGGTAAAAATATACCGGACGAAAGTATCTGTGCACGTGTCAGAGCCTTGAACGGTCCGATCAAGCTGACGACTTATGTTTCTCTTACTTGCACCAACTGTCCGGATGTGGTGCAGGCACTCAATGTCATGGCAACTCTCAACAGCCGCATCACCCATGAAACGGTGGATGGCGCCATCAACCAGAAAGAAGTTGAGGTGATGAAAGTACAGGGAGTCCCTTCTGTTTTCGCCGATGGCAAACTGATCAATGTGGGCCGTAGTGATTTTGGAGAATTGCTTTCCAAACTCGAAGCCCAATACGGAATTAATGAAGGGATTGTTGATAACTCTGTTGAAAAACCTGTTAAGAACTATGATGTGATAGTAGTGGGAGGTGGACCTGCCGGTGCTGCCTCTGCCATCTACTCGGCACGTAAAGGCTTGAATGTTGCAGTGATAGCCGAACGTATCGGTGGACAGGTCAAAGAAACAGTCGGTATCGAGAACCTGATCTCCGTACCTCAGACTACCGGAAAGCAGTTGGCGAACGATCTTCTGACACATATCAACGACTATCCGGTCGATATATTGGAGCATCGTCGTGTAGACAAAGTCGAACTAGACGGAGCGGCGAAACTTCTGACCACTTCTACCGGTGAACGTTTTTCTGCTCCTGCTGTTATCGTGGCGACAGGTGCAAGCTGGCGCAAGTTGAATGTTCCGGGCGAAGCGGAATATATCGGGAGGGGGGTCGCTTTTTGTCCTCACTGCGACGGTCCATTCTATAAAGACAAGCACGTAGCGGTTGTCGGCGGTGGAAATTCGGGTATTGAAGCGGCTATAGATTTGGCAGGCATTTGCTCGAAAGTGACGGTGCTGGAGTTTATGGACGAGCTGAAAGCCGATCAAGTGCTGCAGGAAAAAGCGAAGAGCCTGCCGAATGTGGAAATTTTCTTGCATTCCCAATCTTTGGAAGTGATCGGTAACGGCGATAAGGTGACAGGTCTTCGTGTAAAAGACCGTAAGACGGAAGTGGAGCGGGTGATTGATCTGGATGGTATCTTCGTCCAAATTGGTCTGGCTGCCAATAGCGGCGTGTTCCGCGATGTTGTCGAAACAAATAAACCGGGTGAGATTGTAATCGATGCGCATTGCCGGACAAATGTTCCCGGTATCTATGCGGCGGGCGATGTCTCGAC
- the ahpC gene encoding alkyl hydroperoxide reductase subunit C: MEPIINSQVPEFKVQAFQNGNFKTVSNEDIKGKWAIFFFYPADFTFVCPTELVDMADKYGKFQEMGVEVYSVSTDSHFVHKAWHDASETIRKIKYPMLADPTGALSRAFGVMIEEEGMAYRGTFLVNPEGKIKIAEIHDNGIGRNADELLRKVEAAQFVASHPNEVCPAKWKKGEATLKPSIDLVGKI; encoded by the coding sequence ATGGAACCAATTATCAATTCACAAGTACCCGAATTCAAAGTTCAAGCTTTTCAGAATGGTAATTTCAAGACCGTAAGTAACGAAGATATCAAGGGCAAATGGGCCATCTTTTTCTTCTATCCTGCCGACTTTACATTCGTATGCCCGACCGAATTGGTCGATATGGCTGACAAGTACGGCAAATTTCAGGAAATGGGTGTCGAAGTATATTCTGTAAGTACAGACTCACACTTTGTGCATAAAGCATGGCATGATGCTTCCGAAACAATTCGCAAAATCAAATATCCGATGCTGGCAGACCCGACAGGTGCTTTAAGCCGTGCGTTTGGTGTGATGATCGAAGAAGAGGGTATGGCTTATCGCGGTACATTCCTGGTAAATCCCGAAGGTAAGATCAAGATTGCTGAAATCCATGATAACGGTATCGGCCGTAATGCAGACGAATTGCTTCGTAAAGTTGAAGCTGCCCAGTTTGTTGCTTCTCACCCGAATGAAGTTTGTCCTGCAAAATGGAAAAAAGGCGAAGCAACATTGAAGCCGAGTATCGACTTGGTCGGTAAGATCTAA
- a CDS encoding DUF4884 domain-containing protein: MRRASLYTFSAGLLLICSAWLSSCVSQIPLTREKPANNSSYQVEYLFEHEGCKVYRFMDMGHYIYFTNCEGDVTSVESDSVRTVNRISRKPIIIKEQTLD, from the coding sequence ATGAGAAGAGCAAGTTTGTATACATTTTCAGCGGGCCTGCTGCTCATTTGCAGCGCATGGCTTTCTTCATGCGTCTCACAAATACCCCTTACGCGGGAAAAACCAGCAAACAATTCCTCCTATCAAGTCGAATACCTGTTCGAACATGAAGGGTGTAAGGTTTATCGTTTCATGGATATGGGACATTACATCTATTTCACCAACTGCGAAGGAGATGTAACCAGTGTTGAAAGTGACAGTGTCCGCACAGTCAACCGGATCAGCCGCAAACCGATCATCATCAAAGAGCAGACGCTCGATTAG
- the pflA gene encoding pyruvate formate-lyase-activating protein, translating into MLGYIHSLESFGTVDGPGIRFVVFMQGCPLRCLYCHNPDTWEVKRETPYQLEPKALLAEVLRYKNFIAKGGVTVTGGEPLLQPEFLKEFFRLCRENGIHTALDTSGYICSGKALEVLEYVDLVLLDIKTIDAGLHPRLTAVKLDNTLRFLDELEKRDIPVWVRHVVVPGLTDNDEDLEKLAGYVSRYKVIQKAELLPYHTMGTYKYEAQGLDYKLKGVEPLSAERLANAKTIFRKHGINV; encoded by the coding sequence ATGTTGGGATACATACATTCTTTAGAGAGTTTCGGGACCGTTGACGGTCCCGGAATTCGCTTTGTCGTTTTTATGCAAGGGTGTCCGCTTCGTTGTCTGTATTGCCACAATCCGGATACCTGGGAGGTGAAGCGTGAGACACCTTATCAACTGGAACCCAAAGCGTTGCTTGCCGAAGTGCTGCGCTATAAGAATTTTATCGCTAAAGGTGGTGTTACTGTTACTGGTGGCGAGCCTTTGTTACAACCAGAATTCCTTAAAGAGTTTTTCCGCCTTTGCCGTGAGAACGGTATCCATACGGCGTTGGATACTTCCGGCTATATCTGTTCCGGCAAAGCTTTGGAAGTCCTTGAATATGTCGATCTGGTTCTGTTGGACATCAAGACGATCGATGCCGGGCTTCATCCCCGTCTGACAGCTGTGAAACTTGATAACACTTTACGTTTTCTTGATGAGTTGGAGAAACGCGACATTCCCGTATGGGTCCGCCATGTGGTCGTTCCCGGTCTGACAGATAATGATGAGGATCTGGAAAAATTAGCCGGATACGTCAGCCGCTATAAGGTGATTCAGAAAGCCGAGCTTCTGCCTTATCACACAATGGGAACTTATAAATATGAGGCGCAGGGCCTGGATTATAAGCTGAAAGGTGTGGAACCGCTTTCGGCAGAGCGCCTGGCCAATGCTAAAACGATCTTTAGGAAACACGGGATAAACGTATAA
- the pflB gene encoding formate C-acetyltransferase, giving the protein MKFENENWAQFKGETWKKEINVRDFIQNNYKPYDGDDTFLVPSSEKTKKVWNKLTEMFKVEREKGVYDAETKLPQGIDTYGPGYIDKENEVIVGLQTDAPLKRGIFPKGGIRMVENSLEAYGYHLDPMTKEIFTKYRKTHNEGVFSAYTDEMVAARRSAIITGLPDAYGRGRIIGDYRRVPLYGTQILIEEKKRFQKRLDIQELTEEIIQSREEITEQIKALKAFEKMCAGYGFDVTRPAKDAREAVQYLYLAYLAAVKDQDGAAMSLGRTSTFLDIYIEKDIREGKLTEEEAQELIDQFIIKLRIVRFLRTPEYNDLFSGDPVWVTESLGGQGVDGRSLVTKTSYRYLHTLYNLGPAPEPNLTVLWFNNAPDNWKNFCAKVSIDTSAIQYENDDLMRPDYGDDYGIACCVSPMKIGKQMQYFGARANLAKCLLYAINGGRDEKSGVQVAPRFEPITSEYLDYNEVMEKYEQMMRWLAKVYVNALKIIHYMHDKYAYEAFEMGLHDGDVERIRATGIAGLSIVADSLAAIRDTKVKVIRDERGLAVDFEREGEYVPFGNNDDRTDSIAVDITEKFMEYLRQHQTYRKATPTQSILTITSNVVYGKKTGTTPDGRPGGTPFAPGANPMNGRDTKGAVAALASVAKLPFQHAHDGISYTFAVSPATLGKERDIQVSNLVSLLDGYFTPDGGQHLNVNVFDKDLLLDAMEHPEKYPQLTIRVSGYAVNFVKLTREQQLDVISRTINSSL; this is encoded by the coding sequence ATGAAGTTTGAAAACGAGAACTGGGCGCAGTTCAAAGGAGAAACCTGGAAAAAGGAGATCAACGTAAGAGACTTTATCCAGAACAATTATAAACCTTATGACGGTGATGATACGTTCCTCGTACCCTCTTCGGAGAAAACGAAGAAAGTGTGGAACAAGCTGACCGAAATGTTTAAGGTGGAAAGGGAAAAAGGAGTATATGACGCCGAAACGAAACTTCCTCAGGGGATTGACACATACGGACCCGGTTACATTGATAAGGAGAACGAAGTAATCGTCGGTCTGCAGACAGACGCCCCGTTGAAACGAGGTATCTTTCCGAAAGGTGGTATCCGCATGGTCGAAAACAGTCTGGAAGCCTATGGCTATCATCTGGACCCGATGACAAAAGAAATCTTCACCAAATACAGAAAGACGCACAACGAAGGTGTTTTTTCAGCCTATACGGACGAGATGGTAGCTGCACGCCGTTCTGCCATTATCACCGGACTGCCTGATGCTTACGGACGCGGACGTATCATCGGTGATTACCGCCGTGTGCCTCTGTACGGAACTCAGATCCTGATCGAAGAGAAGAAACGTTTCCAGAAACGTCTCGATATCCAGGAACTGACGGAAGAGATCATTCAAAGCCGTGAGGAGATAACGGAACAGATCAAAGCGTTGAAAGCATTTGAGAAAATGTGTGCCGGTTATGGTTTCGATGTGACACGCCCGGCCAAGGATGCCCGCGAAGCTGTGCAGTATTTGTATCTGGCTTACCTGGCTGCCGTAAAGGATCAGGATGGAGCGGCCATGTCTCTCGGACGTACTTCCACGTTCCTCGATATCTATATCGAAAAGGATATTCGTGAAGGCAAGCTGACGGAAGAAGAGGCACAGGAATTGATCGACCAGTTTATTATCAAACTGCGTATTGTCCGTTTCTTGCGTACTCCGGAATACAACGACCTGTTCTCCGGTGATCCTGTTTGGGTGACAGAATCGCTGGGCGGACAAGGTGTTGACGGCCGTTCGTTGGTGACAAAGACATCTTACCGTTATCTGCATACCTTGTATAATCTCGGCCCGGCGCCCGAACCCAACTTGACGGTGCTTTGGTTCAACAATGCACCGGATAACTGGAAAAACTTCTGTGCGAAAGTATCGATCGATACCTCCGCCATCCAGTACGAGAACGACGATCTGATGCGTCCGGACTATGGCGACGATTACGGTATCGCCTGCTGTGTGTCTCCGATGAAGATCGGTAAGCAGATGCAGTATTTCGGAGCTCGTGCCAACCTGGCAAAGTGCCTGTTGTATGCGATCAATGGCGGACGTGACGAGAAATCGGGCGTGCAGGTGGCTCCCCGCTTCGAGCCGATCACCAGCGAATATCTGGATTACAATGAAGTGATGGAGAAATACGAGCAGATGATGCGCTGGCTGGCTAAAGTCTATGTCAATGCACTGAAGATCATTCACTACATGCACGACAAATATGCGTATGAAGCATTCGAAATGGGGCTTCATGACGGAGATGTGGAACGTATCCGCGCAACCGGTATTGCCGGCCTTTCTATCGTTGCCGACTCGCTGGCTGCCATCCGTGACACAAAAGTGAAAGTAATCCGTGACGAACGTGGTTTGGCTGTCGACTTCGAACGCGAAGGCGAATATGTGCCTTTCGGAAACAATGACGATCGTACGGACAGTATTGCTGTCGACATTACCGAGAAGTTCATGGAATACCTGCGCCAGCATCAGACATACCGCAAGGCCACCCCGACACAGTCTATCCTGACGATCACTTCAAACGTGGTCTACGGAAAGAAAACCGGAACGACCCCCGATGGCCGTCCGGGTGGTACGCCGTTCGCTCCGGGAGCCAATCCGATGAACGGACGCGATACGAAAGGGGCTGTCGCCGCTTTGGCTTCTGTTGCCAAACTGCCGTTCCAGCATGCGCATGACGGTATTTCCTATACATTTGCCGTTTCACCGGCCACCTTGGGCAAGGAGCGCGATATTCAGGTGAGTAATTTAGTGAGCCTCTTGGATGGCTATTTCACGCCTGATGGCGGCCAGCATCTGAATGTGAACGTGTTCGATAAGGACCTGCTGTTAGATGCGATGGAGCACCCGGAGAAATACCCGCAGCTTACGATCCGTGTTTCGGGCTATGCTGTCAATTTCGTCAAGCTGACACGCGAACAGCAGCTCGATGTCATCTCGCGCACTATCAACAGCAGTTTATAA
- a CDS encoding DUF6383 domain-containing protein encodes MNKRFSTLLAAALVAGSSFSVYAQLDGRSIEWGKQVSGRAYYLAGVHSDTKQELQAFTLNGYVNDENVTAANSAENAQWTVETKTENGVSYYAFKNISGEQYLAFKKDNGVYVVAGKKEANDATKTLRWFSLGTDNKLQAAISGETLYLGLKLATDGVNWEPTLTSGGSNLVVKDCCTLYEIYNKQVSAKDFANKFGDNFTLEFPETLEDTDVFENVSVKEVEGDALGFKLVDDKGTKDEDDDEYIVLTSERVKNSELANPENGYYYKRMTGAEFKKAVDDEKINGKNIIFYAEESATNIGKGAYAIVQKGVKVSDDATNVNVTFGKVTNDETVRQLASVAYDSHSKFMAVTVGKGTRVAATEVANERMLIVNVTATVKDSKKTYAFGMNEACSAVQLYDKVSSAEFAHPQGQWLVSGNKNNNTIELINVHNPAQKVTGIALYEAEGENTYKVMISDYANVETITLAKVADYDKAATNGYYNTLSAKGQKFAFVTNGTFDNEGDEAVDLFMKIGADERKDVSVVPHAGSEWELIRSEEATVVETGAYSFYNGEKWVVVKGKNGKKADGADYPADTLRQAYSYSIQAGELKLGSGWNTQLVATDKTTFLLKEKGKGTYAIVYAPSTTAIAGYTKIDGNKVVNGGTGESIALFDIIDLDAAPSLEPDSKHMTFEAVDRANFITADANNAAVLATEAAALWIDSVNVEGFATPKFFISYAGKMMVTGERLAEIAEQAYEYDKIDKKEKDAIVASTKYSNGVNRIMFMDAARVAGEDTLMIGDQKVAGKAIDAFKFTITENEDGDYVLKNVEDGSYVYVINGNLVYGKSAKEAEAFVIEVTSTPTANEGIATSEVKVLAGNGNVTIAGAAGKKVVVSNILGQVVANTVVSSDNAVIAAPAGVVVVAVEGEAAVKAIVK; translated from the coding sequence ATGAACAAGAGATTTTCTACTCTTTTGGCTGCCGCCCTGGTGGCCGGTAGTTCTTTCTCGGTTTACGCACAGTTAGATGGGCGTAGTATCGAGTGGGGAAAGCAAGTAAGTGGTCGTGCTTATTACTTGGCAGGGGTACATTCGGATACCAAACAAGAACTTCAGGCTTTTACGCTGAATGGGTATGTTAATGATGAAAATGTGACAGCCGCTAATTCTGCAGAAAATGCACAGTGGACTGTTGAGACTAAAACAGAAAATGGCGTTTCTTACTACGCATTTAAAAACATTTCCGGTGAACAGTATTTGGCTTTTAAAAAGGACAATGGTGTTTATGTTGTCGCAGGTAAGAAAGAAGCAAATGATGCAACGAAAACACTTCGTTGGTTTTCTTTAGGAACTGATAATAAATTGCAAGCTGCTATTTCTGGAGAAACTCTCTATTTGGGTTTGAAATTGGCTACAGATGGAGTCAATTGGGAACCGACATTAACTTCAGGTGGTAGCAACCTGGTTGTTAAGGATTGCTGTACCCTCTACGAAATCTACAACAAACAAGTCTCTGCAAAAGACTTTGCAAACAAGTTCGGAGATAACTTTACACTGGAGTTCCCGGAAACATTGGAGGATACGGATGTGTTTGAAAATGTAAGCGTTAAAGAAGTTGAAGGTGACGCTCTTGGCTTTAAATTGGTTGACGATAAAGGTACGAAAGATGAGGATGATGATGAATACATCGTTTTGACAAGCGAACGTGTTAAAAACTCTGAATTGGCTAACCCGGAAAACGGTTATTACTACAAACGTATGACTGGTGCTGAGTTTAAAAAGGCTGTTGATGATGAAAAAATCAATGGCAAGAACATTATTTTTTACGCAGAAGAGTCTGCCACTAATATCGGAAAAGGTGCTTACGCAATCGTCCAGAAGGGTGTAAAAGTAAGTGATGATGCTACAAATGTTAATGTTACTTTTGGTAAAGTGACAAACGATGAGACAGTTCGCCAGCTGGCTTCTGTTGCTTATGATTCTCACTCTAAGTTCATGGCTGTTACGGTTGGAAAAGGTACACGTGTTGCTGCTACAGAAGTTGCAAACGAAAGAATGTTGATTGTAAATGTAACAGCTACAGTTAAGGATAGCAAGAAAACTTATGCTTTCGGTATGAACGAAGCATGTTCTGCTGTTCAGCTGTATGATAAAGTATCTTCTGCCGAGTTCGCTCATCCGCAAGGACAGTGGTTGGTTTCTGGTAACAAGAACAACAATACGATCGAACTGATCAACGTACACAATCCGGCACAGAAAGTTACAGGTATTGCCTTGTATGAAGCTGAAGGCGAGAACACATATAAAGTGATGATCAGTGACTATGCTAATGTTGAAACCATCACATTGGCTAAAGTTGCTGATTACGATAAAGCTGCTACCAACGGTTACTATAATACGTTGTCTGCTAAGGGACAGAAATTCGCGTTTGTGACAAACGGAACGTTTGACAATGAAGGAGATGAAGCTGTTGACTTGTTTATGAAAATTGGTGCAGATGAAAGAAAAGATGTAAGTGTTGTTCCTCACGCAGGTTCTGAATGGGAGCTGATCCGTAGCGAAGAGGCTACAGTAGTAGAAACTGGAGCATACAGCTTCTACAATGGTGAGAAATGGGTTGTTGTAAAGGGTAAAAATGGTAAAAAGGCTGATGGCGCTGACTACCCTGCCGACACACTTCGCCAGGCTTACTCCTACTCAATTCAGGCTGGAGAATTGAAACTGGGTTCAGGCTGGAATACACAATTAGTTGCAACAGATAAGACAACATTCCTTTTGAAGGAAAAGGGCAAAGGCACGTATGCAATTGTATATGCACCAAGTACAACAGCGATTGCTGGTTATACTAAAATAGACGGTAATAAAGTTGTTAATGGTGGTACTGGTGAATCTATCGCCCTCTTTGATATCATCGACCTTGATGCCGCTCCTTCTTTGGAACCGGACAGCAAGCACATGACATTTGAAGCAGTCGATAGAGCAAACTTCATTACAGCCGATGCTAATAACGCTGCTGTTTTGGCTACAGAAGCTGCCGCCTTGTGGATTGACTCCGTAAACGTAGAAGGTTTCGCTACTCCGAAATTCTTTATCTCTTACGCAGGCAAGATGATGGTGACAGGTGAAAGACTGGCTGAAATTGCAGAACAGGCTTACGAGTACGATAAGATCGACAAGAAAGAAAAAGACGCTATCGTAGCGAGCACCAAGTATAGCAATGGCGTAAACCGCATCATGTTCATGGATGCTGCACGTGTAGCTGGTGAAGATACATTGATGATCGGCGACCAAAAAGTCGCAGGTAAAGCTATTGATGCATTCAAATTCACGATCACAGAAAACGAAGATGGCGACTATGTTTTGAAGAACGTTGAAGATGGTTCATATGTATATGTAATCAACGGTAACTTGGTCTATGGCAAGAGTGCTAAGGAAGCTGAAGCATTCGTAATCGAAGTAACTTCTACTCCGACAGCTAACGAAGGCATTGCAACATCTGAAGTGAAAGTTCTTGCCGGTAACGGTAACGTAACGATCGCAGGTGCAGCCGGTAAGAAAGTTGTTGTAAGCAACATCTTAGGTCAGGTAGTAGCTAACACGGTTGTTTCTTCTGACAATGCTGTAATCGCTGCTCCGGCAGGTGTAGTAGTTGTAGCAGTTGAAGGCGAAGCCGCTGTAAAAGCTATCGTTAAATAA